A region of the Lysobacter sp. K5869 genome:
GCCTTGCAGTATCTGCGCGAAGAACGGATTGGCGATGTCCGGGACGGTGACCAGGATCTTGCCGCTGCGCTGGGTCTTGAGCGTGCGCGCCACCGTGTTGGGAACGTAGCCCAGCGCGGCGGCGACTTCCTCGATGCGCTTGCGCGTGGCCGGCAACACTTTCTCAGGCCGCGACAGCGCGCGCGACACGGTGCCCGCCGAAACGCCGACGTGTTTGGCGATGTCGTAGATGGTCGCCATGCCTCAGCCCGATGCCCCTCGCTGCGCTGCACAACGTGCATCCTGACAACCCCATGCTAGGATTGCAATCGATTGCATCGAGCGGATTTCCATGAAAACACTCAAGGGTCCAGCGCTGTTCCTGGCGCAGTTCATCGGTGACAAGCCTCCGTTCGATCGGTTGGACACTCTGGCCGAGTGGGCCGCCGGGTGGGGTTATTCTGGCGTACAAGTACCGACCAACGCGCCCCACATCTTCGATCTCGCCCAGGCGGCGCGCAGTCAGGCCTATTGCGACGACGTCGCCGGAACCTTGGCCCGGCACGGGATCCAGATCACCGAGCTGTCCACGCATCTGCAGGGCCAGCTGATCGCCGTGCATCCAGCCTACGACATCTTGTTCGACGGTTTCGCCCCGCCGGATAAGCGCGGCGATCCGCCCGCCCGGCAGGCCTGGGCGGTCGAACAGCTGATGCTCGCGGCGCAGGCCAGCCAGCGCCTCGGGCTGACCGCCCACGCCACGTTTTCCGGTGCGCTCGCCTGGCCTTATTTCTACCCCTGGCCGCAACGGCCGCCCGGTTTGGTGGAAGCCGCCTTCGCCGAACTCGGCCGCCGCTGGCGCCCGATCCTGGACGCCTTCGACGCTTGCGGCGTGGACCTGTGCTACGAGATCCATCCGGGCGAAGACCTGCACGACGGCGCGACCTTCGAGCGCTTCCTCGAAACCGTCGACCACCATCGGCGCGCGAAGATCCTGTACGACCCCAGCCACCTGCTGCTGCAGCGCATGGACTACCTGGGCTTCATCGACCGCTATCACGAGCGGATCGGCATCTTCCACGTCAAGGACGCCGAGTACCGCGCCGATGCGCGCAGCGGCGTGTATGGCGGCTACCAGGACTGGATCGACCGTCCCGGACGGTTCCGCTCGCTCGGCGATGGCCAGATCGATTTCAAGGCGATCTTCTCCAAGCTGGCCCAGTACGACTTCCCGGGTTGGGCCGTACTGGAATGGGAGTGCTGCCTGAAGCATCCGGAAGACGGCGCGCGCGAGGGGGCGGCCTTCATCCGCGAGCATCTCATTCGCGTCACCGAGCGCGCGTTCGACGACTTCGCCGACAGCGGCGCCAGTCCGCAGACGATGCGCAACCTGCTGGGAATTTGATCCGACATCGTCCGCGAGGGGAAGCCATGAGGTTCACAATGCCGCGCCTGAGCGCGATGATGTTTCTTCAGTTCTTCATCTGGGGGGCGTGGTTCGTCACCCTGGGCACCTACCTCGTACAGGGGCCGCTGCAGGCGAGCGCGAGTCAGGTGGCGACGGCGTTCCTCAGCCAATCCATCGGCGCCATCGTCGCGCCGTTCCTGGTCGGGCTGATCGCCGACCGCTACTTCGCCGCGCAGCGCATTCTGGCTTTGCTGCATCTGGCCGGCGCGGTCCTGATGTGGAGCGCCTCCGCCGCCACCAGCTTCGGAACGTTCTCGGCCTGCGTCATGGCCTACATGCTGCTGTTCATGCCCACGCTGGCGCTGGCCAACAGCATCGCGATGCGGCACATGCAGTCGCCGGAAAAACAGTTCCCGCCCGTTCGCGTCGCCGGCAGCATCGGCTGGATCGTCGCCGGCGTGCTGATCGGCTGGCTGGGCTGGGAGCAGGCGCACCGGCTCGACCTCACCTTCAAGATGGCCGCGGCCGCCTCGCTGCTGCTCGGCGTGTACGCGCTCACCCTGCCCGACACGCCGCCGCTGGAGCGGCAACGCAACGCCACGCTCGGCCAGATCCTCGGCCTGGATGCGTTGCGCCTGTTGAAGTCGCGTTCCTATCTGGTGTTCTTCCTGGCCTCGATCGCGATCTGCATCCCGCTGTCGTTCTACTACAACTTCACCAATCCGTATCTCAACGATCTCGGCGTGCGCGGCGCGGCCGGTTTGCAATCGCTCGGTCAGGTGTCCGAGGTGCTGCTGATGTTGGCCATGCCGTTCCTGTTCGCGCGGCTCGGGGTCAAGACCATGCTGGCGCTGGGCATGGCGGCGTGGGTGCTGCGCTACGTCCTGTTCGCTTACGGCGATGCGGGCGCCGGGTTCGCGCTGCTGGTGACCGGCATCGTCCTGCACGGCATTTGCTACGACTTCTTCTTCGTCACCGGCCAGATCTACACCGACGCCCATGCCGGCCCGGCGTTCCGCAGCAGCGCGCAGGGCTTCATCACCTTGGCGACCTACGGCGTCGGCATGCTGATCGGCAGCTTCCTGTCCGGCGCGGTGGTGGAGCACTACACCACCGCGGCGGGGCGCGACTGGCTGCACATCTGGCTGTTCCCGGCGGGCGTCGCCCTGGCCGTGCTGGTGGCGTTCGTGTTGCTGTTCCGCGAGCGGCCGGCCACCGCTGCCGCCGCGCCTTCCACACCGTGAGGAACCCGATGAGCCAGTTGGGAGTCGCCATCGTAGGCACCGGAATGATCGGCAACGTGCATCGCCGCGCGGCGATCCTGGCCGGCGCCCGGGTCGTGGGCGTGAGCGCGTCGTCGGCGCAGCGCGCCAGCGAGGTGGCGACCGCTTGGGGCGCCCCGCGCGCCTATCGCGATATCGAAGAAGCGCTCGCCGACCCGCAGGTGCAGGTCGTGCACGTCTGCACGCCGAATCATCTGCATCGGGCGATGGCGCAAGCCGCGCTGGAAGCCGGCAAGCACGTGATTTGCGAAAAGCCGCTGGCCACGACGCTCGAAGATGCGCAGGCCCTGGCGGCGCTGGCCGCGGCCGCCGGACTGGTGGCCACGGTGCCCTTCGTCTACCGCTATCACCCGGTCGTACGCGAGGCGCGCGCGCGCATCGCCAACGGCGAACTCGGACCGCTGCGCCTGATCCATGGCAGCTACCTGCAGGACTGGCTGATGGACCCCGCCAGCAACAACTGGCGCGTCGATCCGGCACTGGGCGGCGCCTCGCGCGTGTTCGCCGACATCGGATCGCACTGGTGCGATCTGGTCGAATGGGTCGCCGGCGAGCGCTTCGTCGAAGTCAGCGCCGCCTTCGAAACGGTGATCGCGCAGCGCAGCGTCGCTACCGGCCAAAGCTACGCCCGCCCCGCCACCGACGGCGCGATGCAAGCGGTATCGAGCGAAGACGTCGCCGCGGCGATGTTCAAGACCGGCAGCGGCGTCCTGGCCGCGTTGACGGTCAGCCAGGTGTCGGCCGGCCGCCGCAATCGCCTCTGGTTCGAGATCGACGGCGCCCGCGCCAGCGTCGCCTTCGATCAGGAAGACAGCGAACGGCTCTGGATCGGGCTGCCCGATCAGCGCGAAGAGATCTTCGTCCGTGGCCCGGCGGCGGGAAGCGCGGAGCAACGCAGGCTGTCGGCGCTGCCGGTCGGCCACGCGCAAGGCTACGGCTACTGCTTCGAGGCCTTCGTCGCCGACACCTATCGCGCCATCGCGGCCGAAGCGCCGGAAGGATTGCCGACCTTCGACGACGGGCTGCGTTCCGCGCTGATCGTCGACCGCGTCGTCGCATCGTCCCGGACGCGCGCCTGGACCGCCATCGACGGAACGAACGCCCAGGAGCGCCGGCCCGCCTGACCCAAGCAACCGCCACGACGAGCCGCCGGCCTTCGCCCGAGCCCTGAGCCGTTGCCTCGTCCGCAGCCATCACCGTTTCGGGAGGACACCATGACGATCGCCACGCCGCGCAGCTTCGCGGCAGCCGCACTCTTGTTCCTGACCGCCCTGCCCGCCTTGGCGCAGCACGCCGGCGCCCAGGCCAAGCCCATCGCCGTGCAGATGTACACACTGCGCAACGTCGCCTCGCTCGACGAGCGGCTGAAGATCGTCCACGACGCGGGCGTTCGCGCCGTCGAGACGGTCGGCACCCAGGACGTTTCGGCCAAGACGCTCAAGCGACTGCTCGACAAGTATTCGATCAAGGCGATCTCGACCCATGTGCAGCTCGCCGATCTGCGCGGCGATCTCGACAGCGTCGTCGCCTTCAACAAGGCCATCGGCAACACCACGCTGGTGGTGCCCTACCTGAAGAAGGAAGAGCGTCCCACCGACGCCGCCGGCTGGATCGCGCTGGGCAAGGAATTGGGCGAACTCTCGAACAAAGTCCGCGCCAAGGGCATGACCCTGGCTTACCACAACCACGATTTCGAGATCGCCGATTTCGGCGGCAAGACCGGCCTCGAACTGCTGTTCGAAGGCGCCGGCCCGCAGCTGCGCGCCGAGCTCGATCTGGCCTGGATCGCGCGCGCCGGCCGCGACCCGGCCGCCTTGCTCGGCACGTTCCGCGGACGCGTGTTCGCCGTGCACGCCAAGGACAACGCGCCGCCGGGCCAAGCCCAGGACGAAGACGGTTTCGCCGCCGTCGGCAAGGGCGTTCTGGACTGGAACGCGATCCTTCCCGCCGCCGCGCGCGCCGGCGTGCAGTGGTACATCCTCGAGCACGATCATCCGCTCGATCCCGCCGCGGTCCTCAAGACCGGCGCGGCCTACCTCAACCAGCGCCTGCCTGCGGGCGCTGAACGCTGATCGCCGGGAATCCCCATGTCGAACTACATCGTGATCGCCGCTCTGCCCGTCCTCGCCGCGGCGTTGGCCGCCGCGCCCGTCGCCGCGCAGGATTCCGCCGCGGGCGCCAAGCTCTATGCCGCCAACTGCGCGTCCTGCCACGGCCCCAACCGCGCGGGCATGGGCGAAACGTTTCCTGCCCTGACCGATGTGGGCAAACGATTGGATGCGAAGAAGATCAAGGAGCGGATCAAGGCCGGCGGCGGACTGATGCCGCCGTTCGGCCAACTGTCGGAGAAGGATCTCGAAGACCTCGCGATCTTCCTGAAGCAGTAGGACGGCGCGGGCCCCAGGGCCCGCGGCCTACAGCTCGCGCACCCAGATGTTGCGGTAGCCGACCTGGGAATCGTGATCCTGCAGGTAGATCGGCGCGCAGCCGTGCGGCGCATAGGACGGCGCGCCGATGTATTCGGTCTTGCCGGACACGACGGTGTCGTTCTGCACGAGGACGCCGTTGTGCAATACGGTGATGCGCGCCGGCGAAACCAGGCCGCCGCCTTGCGCGAAACGCGGCGCTTTCCAGACGACATCGTAGGTCTGCCACTGTCCCGGCGCGCGCGAGGCGTTCGCCAGCGGGATCGCCTGCTTGTAGATCGAAGCCGCCTGTCCGTTGGAATAGGTCGGGTTCTCGTAGCTGTCGAGCACCTGCAGTTCGTAAAGCTCTTGCAGGAAAATCCCGCTGTTGCCGCGATGCTGGCCGTCGAATCCCTGGGTCTTGACCGGGGTGCGCCATTCGATATGAAGCTGGATGTCGCAGAAGCGTCGCTTGGTGCGGATGCCCTTGCTGCCCGGGACCACGGTGAACGCACCGTCGGCGACGGCCCACGGCGCCTTGCCGCCCCGCTCCGACTCCCAGGCCGATAGGTCGCGGCCGTCGAACAGCACCACCGCGTCGGAGGGCGCGGCATCCTTGGGCGTGGCGACGACCGCGGGAACCGGCTTCCAGACTTCGGTCGCCGCGGGATCGCGCTGCGGCGCATCCTGGGCTTGCGCGAA
Encoded here:
- a CDS encoding Gfo/Idh/MocA family oxidoreductase; the encoded protein is MSQLGVAIVGTGMIGNVHRRAAILAGARVVGVSASSAQRASEVATAWGAPRAYRDIEEALADPQVQVVHVCTPNHLHRAMAQAALEAGKHVICEKPLATTLEDAQALAALAAAAGLVATVPFVYRYHPVVREARARIANGELGPLRLIHGSYLQDWLMDPASNNWRVDPALGGASRVFADIGSHWCDLVEWVAGERFVEVSAAFETVIAQRSVATGQSYARPATDGAMQAVSSEDVAAAMFKTGSGVLAALTVSQVSAGRRNRLWFEIDGARASVAFDQEDSERLWIGLPDQREEIFVRGPAAGSAEQRRLSALPVGHAQGYGYCFEAFVADTYRAIAAEAPEGLPTFDDGLRSALIVDRVVASSRTRAWTAIDGTNAQERRPA
- a CDS encoding cytochrome c, encoding MSNYIVIAALPVLAAALAAAPVAAQDSAAGAKLYAANCASCHGPNRAGMGETFPALTDVGKRLDAKKIKERIKAGGGLMPPFGQLSEKDLEDLAIFLKQ
- a CDS encoding sugar phosphate isomerase/epimerase; amino-acid sequence: MTIATPRSFAAAALLFLTALPALAQHAGAQAKPIAVQMYTLRNVASLDERLKIVHDAGVRAVETVGTQDVSAKTLKRLLDKYSIKAISTHVQLADLRGDLDSVVAFNKAIGNTTLVVPYLKKEERPTDAAGWIALGKELGELSNKVRAKGMTLAYHNHDFEIADFGGKTGLELLFEGAGPQLRAELDLAWIARAGRDPAALLGTFRGRVFAVHAKDNAPPGQAQDEDGFAAVGKGVLDWNAILPAAARAGVQWYILEHDHPLDPAAVLKTGAAYLNQRLPAGAER
- a CDS encoding sugar phosphate isomerase/epimerase family protein, whose translation is MKTLKGPALFLAQFIGDKPPFDRLDTLAEWAAGWGYSGVQVPTNAPHIFDLAQAARSQAYCDDVAGTLARHGIQITELSTHLQGQLIAVHPAYDILFDGFAPPDKRGDPPARQAWAVEQLMLAAQASQRLGLTAHATFSGALAWPYFYPWPQRPPGLVEAAFAELGRRWRPILDAFDACGVDLCYEIHPGEDLHDGATFERFLETVDHHRRAKILYDPSHLLLQRMDYLGFIDRYHERIGIFHVKDAEYRADARSGVYGGYQDWIDRPGRFRSLGDGQIDFKAIFSKLAQYDFPGWAVLEWECCLKHPEDGAREGAAFIREHLIRVTERAFDDFADSGASPQTMRNLLGI
- a CDS encoding nucleoside permease — translated: MRFTMPRLSAMMFLQFFIWGAWFVTLGTYLVQGPLQASASQVATAFLSQSIGAIVAPFLVGLIADRYFAAQRILALLHLAGAVLMWSASAATSFGTFSACVMAYMLLFMPTLALANSIAMRHMQSPEKQFPPVRVAGSIGWIVAGVLIGWLGWEQAHRLDLTFKMAAAASLLLGVYALTLPDTPPLERQRNATLGQILGLDALRLLKSRSYLVFFLASIAICIPLSFYYNFTNPYLNDLGVRGAAGLQSLGQVSEVLLMLAMPFLFARLGVKTMLALGMAAWVLRYVLFAYGDAGAGFALLVTGIVLHGICYDFFFVTGQIYTDAHAGPAFRSSAQGFITLATYGVGMLIGSFLSGAVVEHYTTAAGRDWLHIWLFPAGVALAVLVAFVLLFRERPATAAAAPSTP
- a CDS encoding DUF1080 domain-containing protein, yielding MALVVLVVAPAFAQAQDAPQRDPAATEVWKPVPAVVATPKDAAPSDAVVLFDGRDLSAWESERGGKAPWAVADGAFTVVPGSKGIRTKRRFCDIQLHIEWRTPVKTQGFDGQHRGNSGIFLQELYELQVLDSYENPTYSNGQAASIYKQAIPLANASRAPGQWQTYDVVWKAPRFAQGGGLVSPARITVLHNGVLVQNDTVVSGKTEYIGAPSYAPHGCAPIYLQDHDSQVGYRNIWVREL